A genomic segment from Nicotiana sylvestris chromosome 1, ASM39365v2, whole genome shotgun sequence encodes:
- the LOC104230028 gene encoding auxin-responsive protein IAA13, producing MEPTLGLLDTGEKGCSNMAKVEQDYNMDMCSEEETELELGLGLSLNSGGGGGSGVVAKAKKSAWGEYGRILTAKDFPNGFSAAGRSIINNGGVSSGTKRAADFVGSNTDVGSPPTGSSQVVGWPPIRAYRMNSLVNQSKVLNAEEDKGVGGNDKKEHSKKKINHGNAKDDATSIKEKGHLGFVKVNMDGLPIGRKVDLNAHTCYESLAETLEDMFCKSTKSGEKEQGTKSFKLLNGSSEFVLTYEDKEGDWMLVGDVPWEMFVSTVKRLRIMRTSEANGLAPRIPQKQERQKGKPI from the exons ATGGAACCAACTCTTGGTTTACTTGACACTGGTGAAAAAGGTTGTTCAAATATGGCTAAAGTGGAACAAGATTACAATATGGACATGTGTTCTGAGGAGGAAACAGAGCTTGAGTTGGGGTTAGGACTTAGTCTTAACAGTGGGGGTGGTGGGGGTAGTGGGGTGGTGGCAAAAGCTAAGAAATCAGCATGGGGTGAATATGGTAGAATTTTAACTGCTAAAGATTTTCCTAATGGATTTTCAGCTGCAGGAAGATCCATTATTAATAATGGTGGTGTTTCTTCTGGTACTAAAAGAGCTGCTGATTTTGTTGGTTCGAATACTGATGTTGGATCTCCTCCTACTGGTTCCAG TCAGGTTGTGGGATGGCCACCCATAAGGGCTTACAGAATGAATAGCTTGGTTAATCAATCAAAGGTTCTAAATGCTGAAGAAGACAAGGGAGTTGGCGGGAATGATAAGAAGGAGCATTCAAAGAAGAAAATCAACCATGGAAATGCCAAGGACGACGCGACTTCTATCAAAGAAAAAGGGCATCTTGGTTTTGTAAAGGTGAATATGGATGGTTTGCCTATTGGAAGAAAGGTGGATTTGAATGCTCACACTTGCTACGAATCGCTAGCCGAAACCTTAGAGGATATGTTCTGCAAATCAACTAAaa GTGGTGAAAAGGAACAAGGGACAAAGTCTTTTAAGCTCTTGAATGGATCATCTGAATTTGTGCTCACATATGAGGATAAAGAAGGAGACTGGATGCtcgttggagatgttccatgggA GATGTTTGTCAGCACTGTGAAAAGGCTAAGAATTATGAGGACTTCTGAGGCTAATGGACTTG CTCCAAGAATTCCTCAGAAGCAGGAGAGACAAAAAGGGAAACCAATCTAA